From Solidesulfovibrio carbinoliphilus subsp. oakridgensis, the proteins below share one genomic window:
- a CDS encoding selenium metabolism-associated LysR family transcriptional regulator, translating into MDVRRLQAFAKVYDLRSFSRAGEDLLLSQPTISAHILALEEELDTQLFDRLGRTVLPTQAGEVLYRYCTTIFSQLDHARADILALSKRVAGELAVGGSTIPAQYIIPKLVAGFLAAYPEVRIDLKGGDTREITAMIVAGDAHLGIVGAPAAQPELVSRPILEDSLVLVAPKDMGAVSLDGGDWRARLVRLPWVMRESGSGTRLALERALAQADIDIRDLRAVLQVHSSLAVLECVEAGLGVSVVSHMAARAYLDRGTVSLLAAPELDMRRSFYAVHHGRRYMFPALRFFLAACCEL; encoded by the coding sequence ATGGATGTTCGCCGGCTCCAGGCCTTTGCCAAGGTCTATGACCTGCGCAGCTTTTCCCGGGCGGGCGAAGACCTGCTGCTGTCCCAGCCGACCATCAGCGCCCATATCCTGGCCCTGGAGGAAGAGCTCGACACCCAGCTGTTCGACCGGCTCGGCCGTACCGTCCTGCCGACCCAGGCCGGCGAGGTCCTCTACCGGTACTGCACCACCATCTTCAGCCAGCTCGACCACGCCCGGGCCGACATCCTGGCCCTGTCCAAGCGGGTGGCCGGGGAACTGGCCGTCGGCGGCAGCACGATTCCGGCCCAGTACATCATCCCCAAGCTGGTGGCCGGGTTCCTGGCCGCCTACCCCGAAGTCCGCATCGACCTCAAGGGCGGCGACACCCGGGAGATCACGGCCATGATCGTGGCGGGGGACGCGCATCTCGGCATCGTCGGCGCGCCGGCGGCCCAGCCGGAGCTGGTCAGCCGGCCGATCCTGGAAGACTCCCTGGTGCTGGTGGCGCCCAAGGACATGGGGGCCGTGTCCCTGGACGGCGGGGACTGGCGGGCCAGGCTGGTGCGGCTCCCCTGGGTCATGCGCGAGTCCGGTTCCGGCACCCGGCTGGCCCTGGAGCGGGCCCTGGCCCAGGCCGACATCGACATCCGGGACCTGCGCGCCGTGCTCCAGGTCCATTCCTCCCTGGCGGTGCTGGAGTGCGTCGAAGCCGGGCTCGGCGTTTCGGTCGTCTCCCACATGGCGGCCCGGGCCTATTTGGATCGCGGGACGGTATCCCTGCTCGCGGCCCCGGAGCTCGACATGCGGCGCAGTTTTTACGCCGTGCACCACGGGCGGCGCTACATGTTCCCGGCGTTGCGGTTTTTTCTGGCCGCCTGCTGCGAGCTGTGA
- the rpsD gene encoding 30S ribosomal protein S4, translating into MARYTEAKCRICRREGGKLFLKGDRCYTDKCAYERRPYAPGQHGRIRKKMSDYAVMLREKQKTRRMYGILEGQFRAYFQRADMKKGVTGENLLSFLERRMDNVVYRLGFANSRNQARQLVRHGLFVLNGHRVTIPSLQVKVGDVIEVREKNRQSPIILEAQQVIARRGCPAWLEVDGEKLKGKVNALPTREDVQFPINEQLIVELYSK; encoded by the coding sequence TTGGCACGTTATACAGAAGCGAAATGCCGCATTTGCCGCCGGGAAGGGGGCAAGCTTTTTTTGAAGGGCGACCGCTGCTACACCGATAAGTGCGCCTACGAGCGCCGGCCCTACGCGCCCGGCCAGCACGGCCGCATCCGTAAGAAGATGAGCGATTACGCCGTCATGCTTCGCGAAAAACAGAAGACCCGCCGCATGTACGGCATCCTGGAAGGCCAGTTCCGCGCCTATTTCCAGCGGGCCGACATGAAAAAGGGCGTCACCGGCGAAAACCTGCTGTCGTTCCTCGAACGCCGCATGGACAACGTCGTCTACCGCCTGGGTTTCGCCAATTCGCGCAACCAGGCCCGCCAGCTCGTGCGCCACGGCCTTTTCGTCTTGAACGGCCACCGCGTGACCATCCCGTCGCTCCAGGTCAAGGTCGGGGACGTCATCGAAGTGCGCGAGAAAAATCGCCAGTCCCCCATCATTCTGGAGGCCCAGCAGGTCATCGCCCGTCGCGGCTGCCCGGCTTGGCTCGAAGTGGACGGCGAGAAGCTCAAGGGAAAGGTCAATGCCCTGCCCACCCGCGAGGACGTGCAGTTCCCGATCAACGAGCAGCTCATCGTCGAGCTTTACTCCAAGTAA
- the rplQ gene encoding 50S ribosomal protein L17, whose amino-acid sequence MRHKKSGRKFGRNSSHREAMLRNMARSLVIHERIRTTEHKAKELRGVVERLITLAQTDSLHARRLAYKFLANHQLVARLFDEIGPRFRGQAGGYTRVVKMGLPRAGDCAPMAVIELTRMAGETAPAKAPQEAPVEQQASLAPTETAPQA is encoded by the coding sequence ATGAGACATAAGAAATCCGGACGCAAATTCGGCAGGAATTCCTCCCACCGGGAGGCCATGCTGCGCAATATGGCCCGTTCGCTCGTCATCCACGAGCGCATCCGCACCACCGAACACAAGGCCAAGGAACTGCGCGGCGTTGTCGAACGCCTCATCACCCTGGCCCAGACCGACAGCCTCCACGCCCGCCGGCTGGCCTACAAGTTCCTGGCCAACCACCAGCTCGTGGCCCGGCTCTTCGACGAGATCGGCCCCCGTTTCCGCGGGCAGGCCGGCGGCTACACCCGCGTGGTCAAGATGGGACTGCCCCGGGCCGGCGACTGCGCCCCCATGGCCGTCATCGAACTGACCCGCATGGCCGGCGAAACCGCCCCGGCCAAGGCTCCCCAAGAGGCCCCGGTCGAGCAGCAGGCTTCCCTTGCTCCGACCGAGACCGCTCCCCAGGCGTAA
- a CDS encoding flagellin, whose amino-acid sequence MSLVINHNMMAATASRNLSNSYSALATSTNRLSSGLRITTAADDAAGLAIRELMRSDIAATNQGVRNANDAISMIQTADGALQVVDEKLIRMKELAEQAATGTYTSDQRLIIDSEYQAMASEITRIANATDFNGIYLLNGNLSGATHSGAGLNATGKMKVHFGASNNSAEDYYYVQIGTSTASALGVGIGAASSAAGRSISTQELAQKALDAITSAIVSKDKIRANLGALQNRLENTISNLQIQSENLQAAESQISDVDVATEMTQFVRNQILTQSAVAMLSQANSLPKMAMQLIGG is encoded by the coding sequence ATGTCTCTCGTAATCAACCACAATATGATGGCCGCCACCGCTTCCCGCAACCTGTCCAACTCGTACAGCGCCCTGGCCACCTCGACCAACCGCCTGTCGTCCGGACTGCGCATCACCACCGCGGCCGACGACGCCGCCGGCCTGGCCATCCGCGAACTCATGCGCTCGGACATCGCGGCCACCAACCAGGGTGTCCGCAACGCCAACGACGCCATCTCCATGATCCAGACCGCCGACGGCGCGCTCCAGGTCGTGGACGAAAAGCTCATCCGCATGAAGGAACTGGCCGAGCAGGCCGCCACCGGCACCTATACCTCGGACCAGCGCCTGATCATCGACTCGGAATACCAGGCCATGGCCTCGGAAATCACCCGAATCGCCAATGCCACGGACTTCAACGGCATCTATCTTTTGAACGGCAACCTGTCCGGAGCCACCCACAGCGGCGCCGGCCTCAATGCCACCGGCAAGATGAAGGTCCATTTCGGTGCCAGCAACAACAGCGCCGAGGACTACTACTACGTCCAGATCGGCACCTCCACGGCCTCGGCCCTGGGCGTCGGCATCGGCGCGGCCTCGTCGGCCGCGGGCCGCAGCATCTCCACCCAGGAACTGGCCCAGAAGGCCCTTGACGCCATCACCTCGGCCATCGTGTCCAAGGACAAGATCCGGGCCAACCTGGGCGCCTTGCAGAACCGCCTGGAGAACACCATCTCCAACCTGCAGATCCAGAGCGAAAACCTGCAGGCGGCCGAGTCCCAGATCTCGGACGTGGACGTGGCCACGGAAATGACCCAGTTCGTGCGCAACCAGATCCTGACCCAGTCGGCGGTGGCCATGCTCTCCCAGGCCAACTCCCTGCCCAAGATGGCCATGCAGCTCATCGGCGGCTAG
- a CDS encoding DNA-directed RNA polymerase subunit alpha has protein sequence MLIRNGQRLINSRNWTELVKPEKLEKDPGATDTFGRFVCEPLERGFGTTLGNALRRVLLSSLQGAAIVAARIEGVQHEFSTIPGVIEDVTEIILNLKQVRLAMTTEDPQRLTLFANQKGEVLASAIQGNQNVTVLSDDVLIATLSEDRDFRIDLEVRMGKGYVPADMHEGLDSEIGLILLDSSFSPVKKVAYTIEQARVGQMTNYDKLVLEVGTDGSISPDDAISYSAKILKDQLTVFINFDEKESEADKARRRDDIELNPSLFKSIDELELSVRATNCLKSANIQTVGELMQKTENEMLKTKNFGKKSLEEIRRVLEDMGLEFGMRIENFEQKYQEWLKRKQVDET, from the coding sequence ATGTTGATTCGTAACGGCCAAAGGCTCATCAACTCCCGCAACTGGACCGAACTGGTCAAGCCGGAAAAGCTCGAGAAGGACCCCGGCGCCACGGACACGTTCGGCCGGTTTGTCTGCGAGCCCCTGGAACGTGGATTCGGCACGACCCTCGGCAATGCGCTGCGGCGCGTGCTGTTGTCCTCCCTGCAGGGCGCGGCCATCGTGGCCGCCCGCATCGAGGGAGTGCAGCACGAATTCTCGACCATTCCGGGCGTCATCGAGGATGTGACCGAGATCATCCTCAACCTCAAGCAGGTCCGCCTGGCCATGACCACCGAGGACCCCCAGCGCCTGACCTTGTTCGCCAACCAGAAGGGCGAAGTCCTGGCCAGCGCCATCCAGGGCAACCAGAACGTCACGGTCTTAAGCGACGATGTGCTGATCGCCACCCTGTCCGAGGACCGCGATTTCCGCATCGACCTCGAGGTCCGCATGGGCAAGGGCTATGTCCCGGCCGACATGCACGAGGGACTGGATTCCGAGATCGGGCTCATTCTGCTCGATTCCAGCTTCTCGCCGGTCAAGAAGGTGGCCTATACCATCGAGCAGGCCCGTGTCGGTCAGATGACCAACTACGACAAGCTCGTGCTCGAGGTCGGCACCGACGGTTCCATCTCGCCCGATGACGCCATCTCCTACAGCGCCAAGATCCTCAAGGACCAGCTCACGGTCTTCATCAATTTCGACGAGAAGGAATCCGAAGCGGACAAGGCGCGCCGCCGTGACGACATCGAACTCAATCCCAGCCTGTTTAAGAGCATCGACGAGCTTGAGCTTTCCGTGCGCGCCACCAACTGCCTCAAATCCGCCAACATCCAGACCGTTGGCGAGCTGATGCAGAAAACCGAAAACGAGATGCTCAAGACCAAGAACTTCGGCAAGAAATCCCTTGAGGAAATCCGCCGGGTCCTTGAGGACATGGGCCTTGAATTCGGCATGCGCATCGAGAACTTCGAACAAAAATACCAGGAATGGCTGAAGAGGAAGCAGGTCGATGAGACATAA